One Nostoc punctiforme PCC 73102 DNA window includes the following coding sequences:
- a CDS encoding DNA phosphorothioation-associated protein 4, protein MAANRIRVAKDKAELVKSLVASKDTTGPFQTYVEVMVFAAALGVKYKKRIPLDVISKDLSPLRQDYFTSSFTLLINLLAITETENIKILDDDNVADEQRIHIFEEYANGGLGIIQNELRGAVDYSERILLILISKRFDDSSIEEEFDLTKLL, encoded by the coding sequence ATGGCTGCAAATAGAATCAGGGTTGCTAAAGATAAGGCTGAGTTAGTGAAATCTCTAGTAGCATCAAAAGACACAACTGGGCCTTTTCAAACTTATGTAGAAGTAATGGTGTTTGCAGCAGCCTTAGGCGTTAAATATAAAAAGCGCATTCCTTTAGACGTAATTTCTAAAGATTTATCCCCACTGCGACAAGATTATTTTACTAGCAGCTTCACTCTGTTGATTAATTTGTTAGCTATCACTGAAACAGAAAACATTAAGATTTTAGACGATGATAATGTTGCTGATGAGCAACGTATTCACATTTTTGAAGAGTATGCTAACGGTGGTTTAGGAATTATACAAAATGAACTACGCGGAGCAGTAGACTATTCAGAGAGAATACTATTAATTTTAATTTCTAAAAGATTTGATGATAGTTCAATAGAAGAAGAGTTTGATTTAACTAAATTACTCTAA
- a CDS encoding DGQHR domain-containing protein encodes MTNYIQLPAWEINHPGGKFYTFICDTETLLRIAYVSMEERNKTGVQRPLSERRCKEVAKFINSIDAVIANNIILNLPEETEYIPPNTESLTGILKFPDRENSAWVVDGQHRLFGFNYTEKRLNLLCTGFINIGIESQAKIFITINNEQKGINPSVIYDLLPLIKDADFKEKRTHSLVKQLNQDPESPWYNEIKMLGIGKGLVSQAAFARNIEILIDSNGGVLSPYNENLQYAILVNYFNAFKAVFSEEWGSSKYVLTKAVGLSAMCGIFPKVHSLCSKDFTVENIIKQIFNLQKFDFSSANLGKSTNKVAIQKITADLNKMLPEISDTSDIKI; translated from the coding sequence GTGACAAATTATATTCAACTACCTGCATGGGAAATTAATCATCCTGGGGGTAAATTTTATACGTTTATATGTGATACCGAAACTTTGCTACGAATTGCCTATGTCTCTATGGAAGAAAGGAATAAGACGGGTGTTCAGAGACCATTAAGTGAGAGAAGATGTAAAGAAGTTGCTAAATTTATTAATTCTATTGATGCTGTTATTGCAAATAATATAATCCTCAATTTGCCAGAAGAGACAGAGTATATTCCTCCTAATACTGAAAGTTTAACTGGTATACTTAAATTCCCAGATAGAGAAAATTCGGCTTGGGTCGTTGATGGTCAGCATAGACTGTTTGGATTTAATTATACTGAAAAAAGACTGAATCTTCTATGCACAGGATTCATAAATATAGGCATAGAAAGCCAAGCCAAAATATTTATTACTATTAACAATGAGCAAAAGGGAATTAATCCATCGGTTATTTATGATTTATTACCCTTAATTAAGGATGCTGATTTTAAAGAAAAACGAACACATAGTTTAGTGAAACAGCTAAATCAAGATCCTGAGTCTCCTTGGTATAATGAAATAAAGATGTTAGGTATTGGGAAGGGATTGGTTTCTCAAGCTGCATTTGCAAGAAATATTGAAATACTTATTGATTCTAATGGAGGTGTTTTATCACCTTATAATGAAAATCTACAATATGCCATATTAGTTAATTATTTTAATGCTTTTAAAGCGGTTTTTTCTGAAGAATGGGGCAGTAGTAAATACGTTTTAACAAAAGCAGTTGGTCTATCTGCAATGTGTGGAATTTTTCCCAAGGTTCATAGCCTATGTAGTAAAGATTTTACTGTTGAAAATATAATAAAACAAATTTTCAATCTCCAGAAATTTGATTTTAGTAGTGCCAATTTAGGTAAAAGTACAAACAAGGTTGCGATTCAAAAGATTACGGCTGATTTAAACAAAATGCTTCCTGAAATCTCAGATACATCTGATATCAAAATATAG